In Trichlorobacter lovleyi, the DNA window CATAACGTTTTTCAACAGCCTGTTAGTCCGTTACTCCTTGATCAGCCCGTGCTGCCGGAAGATCGCCTCCACCAGGGGGGCGTCTTCCACGGTAAAGCCGATCTTGACCCACTGGCTCTTCAGGTCGGCCATAAAGATCCTGTCGCGCCTGGGCCGGTTGTAATCTGCCGGAAACCAGGTCTTGATGTTGCCGGTGCCGTGCAGGCGCCACTTGCCGTTCCAGAGCGTCGGCTTGCAGACCGTAATGGCGGCAATATCCGTCAGGCGGACGGTCTTAGGAGTATGCAGCGGAAAGTAGTACTGTGCAAAGACAATCTCATCTGCGGTTATGGTCACCAGGCTGTCGTGGTAGATGGGCTTGTTGTCCATGGGGCGCCTTTACAGGTGTGAGGTGGTAGCGGCAAAATCAAGATGGAGAGACTGTTTTTTTACTGCCTGCATTTTGACAGATTGACCGCCTGACATAACGTAGCCTGCCACTTTAGTCTCCGACTGGATGAGGTCTATTAAGGCTTTTACCGGAACAAGGCTTGAGATCGATGTCCCGTCTCCAAGTTGCCCATAGCTGTTGTCTCCCCATATGTTAACCGTACTGTCCGAAATAGCTGCGCTATGTGACCATCCAGCGGAGATAGTGGTGGCAGGTCCGGCCAGACCGGAAACCGTTACTGGTAAGCTGCTGTTAATAGTGGCGCCGTTGCCGAGTTGCCCGCTAGCATTGTTGCCCCATGTCCTGACAGTGCCGTCGCTTAATAACGCCATGCTATGGAAATCACCTGCAGCAATGGCTGTGGCCGCACCACCTAAACCTGCAACAGAGACCGGCACGTAGCTGTCAAGATATGTGCCGTTGCCAAGAGCACCCTGTCCGTTGTATCCCCAAGTCCTAATCGTACCATCGCTCAGCAAGGCTACCGTGTGACAATAACCGGTTGCTATTTTGGTGGCTGTACCGCCGAGTCCTGCAACAGTGATCGGTGTGCTGCTGTCAATAGTGCTGTTGTTACCGAGCTGGCCAGCGTAGTTTGCACCCCATGTATTGATGCTGCCATCGGACATAAGTGCAACCGAATGAACAAAGCCTGCAGAGATGGCAACAGCTTTGCCACTGAGCCCGGCTACATGTACCGGTACGTTACTGCTATGAGGCGTTCCGTTGCTGATGGCGGTTCCCCAGGCCATGATGGACCCGTCTTCCATAAGTGCCATACTGTGTAGACCACCGGCAGCAATAGCGGTGACTTTACCAGTCAATCCGGTAACAGCTACCGGAATATTGCTACTGGTATTGTTGCCGTTTCCAAGCTGTCCAAAGGTGTTATATCCCCATGTCTTAACCGTACCGTCCGCCAAGAGTGCTATCGAGTGGAATTCTCCGGAGGCAAGAGCTACTGCCGGTCCGCCAAGCCCTGTGACGGTCACCGGTATAGTGCTGTTAGTAGTAGTGCCGTTGCCCAGTTGTCCAAGTTGATTACTTCCCCAGGCCTTGACACTACCATCGGGCAGCAGTGCTAGCGTGTGGTCATTCTTGGCAACGACTGTAGGGGTAACCGAGATTGATGCAGTAGAATCTTCGCTTTTGCCACATCCTGCATAGAAACAGATCAGAATGCCAAACAGAAGGAGCCTACCCAAGATACCGATGAATGTAGGTTTTTTGATCCGGTTACCAGTGATGATTATGGTTGGCTGTTTGGACATAATCTTTCCTCAGGGATAATATGCGGCTGTGCATTGATGAATAGTACAACATCACCGGCAGTCGATATCTTTTTGTAGAACGGATTTCTTTCCGTATGTTCCAGGCTACGTCCTGCTCGTTGAGCAACAACCGGAATTAAGTCTTCAATATCGTCGGGGTCAATCTTTAGATCCTTTTCAAGTCTGTCCGAAGCTCTCAGGGGGCATGCACCCTCCGGGAATTTTACCTGTTGTTGAAGCTCATCATGAACGGCTCGGATTACCCACGTGTCAACCTGGTTCCTGTCGAATGACCTTGCAAATGTACAAATCCCTTCATGTGCTCGTTCCTCTGTCATGCCCATCAGCTTTTGCCTGTGTCTTTTGTTTGAATAGAGCGTGGTTACGGCCAAGGCGGCAAATAGTGCTAACATCCAGGGATGGCGGGTGATTGCAGATAGAAGCACGTAGAGCATCAGCCCGAGTACACTGCATGCCAGTACCTTTTTCCACCAATGTACTTGTTCTGGTAGGTAGGGTGGCATTAAGCGTGATGGCGTTTTCATGTTTTCTCACACAGATGGTTATACGGTGACAATTGCTGTTGCCTTACCGGGCGGCGTCATGCCCGGTCAAAGTCTGAGCGCGGGTTAGTGATGTAACTCTATCGAGGATGGCACCAAGCAATTTTTGGTCTTTTTCGTACAGAAGATCACTTTTTAGCAGCCGAACAGGGCCGAAATATTTCTGTGCAAATGGGGTTTCGTGTTCAGATTTTTTCTTCAGAATTCGAGCGTAATAACCTTCAAGAATGCTTGAGTAGTCACTTTTTGAAATTCCTTCCTTCAGTGCCTTTATCTGTGCGCTCATGAAGCTCGGTAGTTCGCTTGCGGAGGAAGGAATAAGCAGAACGACGAAATTTGCGCTAATACCTTCTTCAGGTACCTTACCGGTGAATTCCCATCGATAGATATTATTATCGCGAGTGAAAGATGAAGGATGCACATTAGCAAGAAATACAGGGCGAGAAACTCCGGCAGGCGCTGCTTCACCAAGCTCTTTAAAAAAGTTGGCCTCTTCTAGTTTCTTGAAAAATTCTGTTCCATCTATCGTAAAGACAGCATTCTCGACTGGCTCCTTCCACGTATAGGCAGTTTTTGTAATATAGCCGAAGCTATAGGCCAAGGCCGGAAACATTCGGTCCAACTCATAATATTTCCTGTCAATGTCGTTAAAGTCGCGCTCATTTTCATTTGCAGATGCAATCCCTAAAAGCAGGCTATAGGTAACCGTGACGGTCTTTGTCTGGTGAGGTTGAAATTGCTCGTTCCACGCAAAGACTTTCTTGAACAGACCCTGCGGGTCAAGTTTCTTGTCTATCAACCCTTCCTTTAGAGTTACCTTTCTTTCGGATTTTGTGTCTTTTGCCCGGAAATGAAGCTTAGACATGGCGAGTTTTTCGTCTCCGAAGCCTTGTAGGTCAAGGAACGGAAACCCAACCTGCAGAGAGACTGGCTTATTTGCAGTGTTTTTCAAAACGAACACAGCTTCAACGTCAGCTCTTGGGAAAAATGGTGTTCCCCATTTCCCCGTTTCTTCATCAACTCGCAGTTTAATAAAAACATGTTCCTTCACGAGCTGGATATCATTGTTTTTAATCGGTATAACCTGATTGCCAGCACCAAAGAAAACACCTGTATTGGCGAGGGCGGTGAGCGGACAAAAGAGCAGGAGAATCACAAGGCATGAATTCATCCATCTCATTTTTATCTCCTTTTGTATGGTAACGGACAGAGGGAAAGCCGGGGACAGGCCGCTTCACAACAGAGCTGGACGAAAAGCAGCTCACCCTTTCAGTCATTATAAATCGAACCCAAAAACATTCTGTCCGGCAGCGCGGAGCAGTTTTTGCACGAACTTGTTTTTGACCACCGCATCCCCCGGCTCGGGCACATCAATGCTATTGCCAAACAGCGCACGTTTCGTTTCCAGCATTTCTGCGTTACCGCCAAATTTCTTGGTAAGCTCTTCCAGCTCCTGTTTGCTGGCAGGCAGGATAAACAGGTTCTTGATGGGTGCCCCTCGTTCCGGGCTCATCTTCTGGTAAATCATCCAGAGCCCTTTGACATCGGTTATCTCACCATGTTTCAGGTTGCTGTGCCGGTTCAGCGGGTCGAGCTGCACCATCCGCAGGGCGATCTGATCCATCTCCACCTGGCTGAGGAAGACGTCGTTGCGCAGTTTGTAGGCCTCCTTCCAGGCATCGAGATAGTCCGGATCGAGGTCGGCAGCTTTGCGGAAATGGGTATAGGCGTCGGCCTTGCGCCCCTGAGCCTCGCGCAACTGTCCCAGCAGATAATGTATCTGCGGTTTGTTCGGCGCCGCCTTTGCCGCCCCGGTCAGCACCTCTTCGGCTATGCTGACGCTCTGCTGATGCGTAAAGACCCCCTCGCAGCCAAAACAGAAATGGGCCACCTGGCCGAACTGCTCCGGCATCCGCTCGAACGCGATTTCATAATGTTTCTTTGCGCCGGCCAGATCGCCGATGGAGGCCAGGCGCTCGGCAAGTCGCCACTGTACGCAATAGGCGTCAGCAAACAGTTCCGATGCCTGTGCATACACCTGCAGGCTTTTGCGCAGCAGGCCGGCCTCGGTCAGCTTATCACCCGTTTCGGCCAGCTGCACCGACTGGACAACTCGATCGAAGAAGGCAGCATCGTCCGATTTCCCCTTGGCCTTGAGAATCTCACCCAGTACCGCATAGCCGCGGGCACGGTCGCCAGGCGGTTCTTCGCCATCGGTGGGGTCAATTTTCAGTGCCTGACGTACAGCAGCCTCAGCCTCGTCCAACCTGCCTTCCCTTTTCAGCAGCACCGCCTTCCAGATCAGGGGGCGCTCCTCAAAGCGGTCCCGTAGCTGCAACCGGTCAAGCCAGGGAATAACCGAAGAACCAAGCATTGCGGTGAGGGTCTCGTAGGCGGCATCGTCATCCGGTTTGGTCAGCAGGTACCACTTGAGTATGGCGGTCGATTCGGCAGTGCGCCCGCTCTTGTACAGGGCCCTGGCAGCGATGGGGGCCAGTGAAGGCTTGTTTTCGTGCATGTTAATAAGATCGGTCGCACCCCACCAGCGTGATTTTTCCAGCAAGACAAGGACATCGTCAAAGCGGCCCGCTTTGTCATACAACTGGGCCAGACGGGTAAGCTGAGCAGTGATGAAGCCGCTGGCCAGGGCCATATCCTTCGCAATTGGGTTTGCGCTGAGCTCCGGTGCGTTCAGTATGAACAGCGTCGTGGCAATGATTATCTGTTCTGCCTTGGCAAGCTGGCCGGCGTTTTCATACTCCTCGACCAGTGACTCCAGGGCTTGGCGTCCCTCCCAGGTTGCCATGTCGGTCATACGGAGTTGTAAGCCGCCGCTTTGCAGCAGGGCCATCACCTGTTCCTCTCCCACGGCGGTCAAGTCCGGCCGGGACAGGAGCTTGGCGATGGAGATCAGCCGGGCTGCCATACTGAGCTTTACCCGTGCTATGGCCTGCCTGGCCTGCGGGGTTTCCTTGCTCTCGTCGGCCGTGACGATTGCGCGCAGCAGTCCCAACGCCTCTTCAGTGCGGTCCATGGCCAAAAGAAAGTCTACCTTGCGCGACTGCACGACCAACCGGGTTCCAAGGCTGTTATTCGGTTTCTGAGCGGCAGCATCAAGAATGGCAACCAGCTTGGCCGCTTCGCTGTCATTACTGACGACCACGCCACATTGCTTCCACAGCGGCAGCTCAGGCCGATCTGTCAATATGCTGCTGCACCACCGGTTCAATCTCTGCGCATGACGGTTCTTGTCGAAAGAGTGCCAGCGCCGTCCGAACTCGGATGCCTCGAATTCATTCGCCTCCATCCGTTTGCTCAACTCCACCGCATCAGCAATCCGGTCCTTGGCGATCAGACCCAGCAGGTAAAGGATCTTTGCGCTGGTGCGGGGGGTATCCCTTTCCTGGAACCGGTATTCGTGTTCAACAGTCTGGAACATCTCCGGCACTGTCTTCTCTTTGTTTCCCTTTTCAGGGAAACGGGTGTTGATGGCCTCATACAGCTCCGTATCGTTCAGGCTGGTCACCAACTCCCATTGCGGGTCGGTGAGCAGGTCAACGCGCTTCGTTGCCAACCGCTTGGCAAGATCGAGGGTCCTGCCACCCGACGGTACCCGCAGAGATACCCCCGGTATCGTCATCGCCTTGAGGATTACCTCTTCGGCCCGTTTCTCCCCGGCCATACCGACCAGATCGGGTATCTGTACCTTGATCTGGCCCTTCGGCCGTTCTCCACGCAGCGATTGCAGATACGCCTCGAAGCTCTCGACCGTTGGCGCCCCCGATTTTCCGACATCGGGACGCTGCAGATCATCACGCAGTTCCGACAGGTTCAGGCCGAACGGGTTATTGTTCGCCATGGCCAGGGCAGCTTTCAACTCAATCAGCCCCTGATCGAGAGCGGGCTTGTCTTTGGTCAGGTAGGCCATCAGAACGCGCAGGACGGTATCCTGGGTGGCGTTGCCGGATGGAGGCACCGCAGCCAGGCGGTTCTTGAGGGTCTCCCAGGCCTCCGGGGAGGGGATGGAGCTAATCAGAGCTGTCAGTGACGGGGTCTTGGCATCGGGCGGGGCAAACGGGTTCAAGGCGTTTAGCTTCATCGACTCGGGCGGCAACAACTTGAAGCGTTCATAGAGCTTCAGCCAACGATCGACAGCAACATCGACGGCAAGCCTTGCGCGCTCTGCCTTGAAACGTTCCAGATCCCCCATGAACAGCTCTGCCTCGTTTTGGGCAGAGTCGTTCTTCTTCTCCACGGCTCCGGCTGCCTTGCCGATACGGGTCAGCGCCTCGCCGGCACCGATAAGATCGTCGGCAAATGATGGCATTGATACGGCCCAGAACGCCGTACATACAACAGCTGCCAGGATGCTGCCAGAACGCCTGCGTGTGGGAACAATACGACTCATCGTAACCCTCCTTGGGTGAGAGGTAAAATGGGGATCTTACGTCTCATTGTAGTTGTGGTCGTTTTTCTTGCACTTTGTTTAACGGTGCCAGCTCTTGAGCTGCCGGGCGGCCTTATCGCTTGGTCTCGGCCTGAGCGCCAGGTTGAACGCTCGCTATTTTTCCTCTTTTTCAAGCAACATAGACGATGGGTTTAGCCGGCGTCCTGTAGCAAGGCAAAAAACAGCCTCATCCTCCCGCCCAAGCCCTCTCAATATTGAAGCTTTTCGAGAAAAAGCGTCGTCAATTTCCTCTTCTCGTGACACCCAACATTTCCCGTCTTCCAGCATTTTTATTGCTGTATTCAAGGATTTTATTGCATTTTCATGCTCGCCTTTTCGTTCCCAGTAATCTCCTAGATCGATATAGGCAGGGATACAGTCTAAGTCCATCTCAAGCGCCTGTTCGTAACAGGCACGCGCTGTTTCAAATAGCTTTTCGGACTCCATCTCTTCAACGGCACCGGACAGGCCCCAGAGGTCAAGCAGATTCCCCTTGTAGAGAATGGCACCGATGTACTTTGGATAAACCTCGATTAGACGGTCAAGTACGCTCAATGCTCCCTCGTACTCACCTGACAACCCAAGCCGACCCGCGAGTTCCATTTGTTTTTTCGTCAGCAATTCTATAGTCATATTCTTGTTGTTCAACGGGACCGGTGGCTCACCAACGCGTCAGCGCCTGTATGCCGTCTTGTTAGGTATCAGACCTCCCACTCTCGGCTACGATAGATAAATCGCAATTTCGGGAATCTTCTTCTTTGCGGTGGCTACAATTGAATCGTTTCCGAATAGGAATGACAAATGTTCATGGGCCACTGATCCAAACAAAGGACAGCACTCCTTATTATAAAAAGCTAAATCCTCGGGGTAGTCTGGAGCGAGCCAGTCATATACAGACGTGACAGTTCGAAGCACTTTTATTGTGTCATTTGTTATTCGGTAAAACCTGATTGTCTCTTCTGGAGGGGCACAGATCTTAGTGCCCGGCCATTCATTTGTCAGTTCTTCTTTAATCAGGTATGGCCTTAACCTCTTCTCCACCTCTTGGGCGGTGGCGGCAAACGAGAAACCCTTCCGCCATATCAGTGAAAATGAGGATGCTTCTACTTTCGCCCACTCCAAAAGAAGGTAGTAACTTTCATTCTTAAAATCTGAATCGATTTCATAAAATTTCATTTTTCATCCACCTAACGGTGTTGCCGCTGAGTCGCAAGCGTCAGCGAGA includes these proteins:
- a CDS encoding RCC1 domain-containing protein codes for the protein MSKQPTIIITGNRIKKPTFIGILGRLLLFGILICFYAGCGKSEDSTASISVTPTVVAKNDHTLALLPDGSVKAWGSNQLGQLGNGTTTNSTIPVTVTGLGGPAVALASGEFHSIALLADGTVKTWGYNTFGQLGNGNNTSSNIPVAVTGLTGKVTAIAAGGLHSMALMEDGSIMAWGTAISNGTPHSSNVPVHVAGLSGKAVAISAGFVHSVALMSDGSINTWGANYAGQLGNNSTIDSSTPITVAGLGGTATKIATGYCHTVALLSDGTIRTWGYNGQGALGNGTYLDSYVPVSVAGLGGAATAIAAGDFHSMALLSDGTVRTWGNNASGQLGNGATINSSLPVTVSGLAGPATTISAGWSHSAAISDSTVNIWGDNSYGQLGDGTSISSLVPVKALIDLIQSETKVAGYVMSGGQSVKMQAVKKQSLHLDFAATTSHL
- a CDS encoding tetratricopeptide repeat protein, which translates into the protein MSRIVPTRRRSGSILAAVVCTAFWAVSMPSFADDLIGAGEALTRIGKAAGAVEKKNDSAQNEAELFMGDLERFKAERARLAVDVAVDRWLKLYERFKLLPPESMKLNALNPFAPPDAKTPSLTALISSIPSPEAWETLKNRLAAVPPSGNATQDTVLRVLMAYLTKDKPALDQGLIELKAALAMANNNPFGLNLSELRDDLQRPDVGKSGAPTVESFEAYLQSLRGERPKGQIKVQIPDLVGMAGEKRAEEVILKAMTIPGVSLRVPSGGRTLDLAKRLATKRVDLLTDPQWELVTSLNDTELYEAINTRFPEKGNKEKTVPEMFQTVEHEYRFQERDTPRTSAKILYLLGLIAKDRIADAVELSKRMEANEFEASEFGRRWHSFDKNRHAQRLNRWCSSILTDRPELPLWKQCGVVVSNDSEAAKLVAILDAAAQKPNNSLGTRLVVQSRKVDFLLAMDRTEEALGLLRAIVTADESKETPQARQAIARVKLSMAARLISIAKLLSRPDLTAVGEEQVMALLQSGGLQLRMTDMATWEGRQALESLVEEYENAGQLAKAEQIIIATTLFILNAPELSANPIAKDMALASGFITAQLTRLAQLYDKAGRFDDVLVLLEKSRWWGATDLINMHENKPSLAPIAARALYKSGRTAESTAILKWYLLTKPDDDAAYETLTAMLGSSVIPWLDRLQLRDRFEERPLIWKAVLLKREGRLDEAEAAVRQALKIDPTDGEEPPGDRARGYAVLGEILKAKGKSDDAAFFDRVVQSVQLAETGDKLTEAGLLRKSLQVYAQASELFADAYCVQWRLAERLASIGDLAGAKKHYEIAFERMPEQFGQVAHFCFGCEGVFTHQQSVSIAEEVLTGAAKAAPNKPQIHYLLGQLREAQGRKADAYTHFRKAADLDPDYLDAWKEAYKLRNDVFLSQVEMDQIALRMVQLDPLNRHSNLKHGEITDVKGLWMIYQKMSPERGAPIKNLFILPASKQELEELTKKFGGNAEMLETKRALFGNSIDVPEPGDAVVKNKFVQKLLRAAGQNVFGFDL